GCGTACCCCGCCATGGAGGCGAAGACCAGGGTGGTGGTTACCTTGAGGAAGGCGATGAGGAAGGAGTTCAGGGTCCAGCGCAGGAAGAGGCTTTGGCCCGTTTCCAGGCTACGGGTTTCGCGAAAGGCCCGGACGTAGTTGTGGAAGGTATAGCCCAAAAGGCCGGGGACTACGTTGTCCCAGGAGGCCACCCTTCCCCGGCGCTCAAAGCGGATGGGGTCCAGGGTGGCCGCCACCAGGAGGGCCCCCCGGGGGGCCTCGAGGTCCAGGGGAACCCGCTCCAGGTAGGGGCCTTCCCCCTGGTAGGCGATCTGCAAGCGGTAGCGGTAGAGGTAGCCTTCGGCCTCCCCCAGCCGGAAGGGCCTCGTTTCCAGAAGGTCGGGGCCAAAGAGTTGCACGTAATCCGCGGCGTAGGGGCTCTCAAACACCGCCCCCATTCCCGCCCCCGGCCTGCGCCGAGGGATGACAGCCTGAAGCTCCGGGGGCGTGGCCTCGGGCCAGAAGTAGGCCACCTCCAAGGCCACCTCCCTTCCCGGGCGCATCCCCCCAAGCCAAGGATCCCCAGCCCCCTCCCGCCCCAGGCGCCAGGCCGCTACCCAGTTCTTGGGGCTCACCTGGGCGAAGCCCAGGTTGAAGGGCCACTCCAGGGGGTTGGTCTTGAGGCTAGCCAGAAAGCCCATGAGGAAAGGTCCCACGAAGAAGACCCCGAAGGCGAGGAGAAGGCCGTAGGCCCAGGCCACCCGGGCCCAGCGCCTCCTTGCCGCCTCTTTGGGGCTCATTACCCCCACCCCCTCTCGCTCACGCCGAGGCGGCGCTGCAGGAGGACCACGAGAAGGGTGAGCCCCGCCAGGAAGAGGGCTGCTGCCGAGGCCAGGCCCACCCGGGGCGTGGCCCCCGAGGGGAAGACGTTGCCGTAGACGTAGTAGGCCAGGGTGACCGTGGCCTCGAGGGGGGCCCCGCCCGAGCCGCCCACGAAGAGCACCTGGTCAAAGAGCTGCAGGGTGCCGATGAGGCCTAAGGTGATCACCAGGAAGAGGACCGGCCGCAGGAGGGGTACGGTGATGCGGCGGAACATGGTCCAAGGGGTAGCCCCGTCCAGGGCCGCTGCCTCGTAGAGGGTCTTGGGGATGCCCTTGAGGCCGGCCAGGAAGAGGACCATGAAGGTGGGGATGGTGGTGTAGGTGTTCATGAGGATGATGGCCCAAAGGGGGTAGGGGATGCCCAGGAAGGTGGCCGTGGTGGGGAGCCAGGGGATCTCCACCCGCACCTCCCGGGGCCCGACCAGGCCCAAAAACCCCAGGGCGTAGACCCCGAGGAGGGCCAGGGGCAGGCTGATCAGGGCCAGGGCGGGGTCCCAGAACCCCGTGGGGGCGCCCCTCCTCCTCTCCCAAAGCACCTGTCCTCCTTGGACCAGGGCGAAGATCAGGGCCAGGGCCAGGAGGTGGGGGAGGTAGGCGAGGAGGAGGGAAAGCCCCTGGTTCACCAGGCCTGTGCGCTGGAAGAGCCAGAGGAGGAGCAGGCTGGCGGCGGCGGTGGAGACCACCGAGGGCAGGTAGTAGACGGTCCGGAAGGCGGTGATCCCCCTTAGGGGCTGGTTCAGGGCTGTGGCCAGGAGGAGGGCGAAGAAGGTCTGCAGGACGGTCACCACCAGGCTGTAGGCCAGGGTGTGCCAGAGGGCCCTCAGGAAGAGGGGGTCCTCCAGGAGGCGGAGGTAGTTGGCGAGGCCCACGAACTGGGGCGGGGAGAAGAGGTCGTAGTCCGTGAAGCTGAAGTAGACCGCGCGCAGGAAGGCGTAGAGGAAGAAGACCCCCAGGGTGAAGAGGAAGGGAAGGAGGAGGAGGAGGGCGTAGAGGCCCTCGAGGGTGCGGGCATTCAGGCGCATGGGCGCTCCCAAAGGGGCAAAGGGGGGCGAGGCCCGCCCCCCCATGTTCTCCCTACCTCCTGCCCGTGAGCCGGTCCAGGGCTACCTGGGCGTCCCTCAGGGCCTGGTCCACGGTCTTTTGCCCGGTCATCACCGCCTGTAGGGCCTCGTTGATGGGCCGCATCCAGTCCCCGCCGAAACCCCGGAACTTGAAGGGATAGACCACCCCTCCCGGGGCCACAGAGCCTTGGAAGACGATGCGGTTTAGCTCGGGCTCCCTGCCCGCGCGCTGGAAGTAGGGGTTTTGGGCCAGGGCCCTGCGGCTCGGGATGGCCAGGCCGCGCTCCAAGACCCACTGCTGGGCCTCCGGGGAGGTGAGGGCCCTCAGGACCCTGGCCGCCGCCTCCTTGTTCCGGCTTTGGGCGTTCATGCTCCAGGACACGGTGAAGATGAAGTTG
The genomic region above belongs to Thermus sediminis and contains:
- a CDS encoding carbohydrate ABC transporter permease; its protein translation is MSPKEAARRRWARVAWAYGLLLAFGVFFVGPFLMGFLASLKTNPLEWPFNLGFAQVSPKNWVAAWRLGREGAGDPWLGGMRPGREVALEVAYFWPEATPPELQAVIPRRRPGAGMGAVFESPYAADYVQLFGPDLLETRPFRLGEAEGYLYRYRLQIAYQGEGPYLERVPLDLEAPRGALLVAATLDPIRFERRGRVASWDNVVPGLLGYTFHNYVRAFRETRSLETGQSLFLRWTLNSFLIAFLKVTTTLVFASMAGYALARLRFPGKEALFLFMLFSMMVPVQVTFISNYLVLRDGIFGLSRLFGVETLLNTYTGLILSGLVGAGAVFIMKQFFESIPKEVEEAALIDGATPFQTLFRVVLPMATPALGAVAILTFQGAWNEFFWPFIVLTTPREIYTLPLGLLAFRNAYGQVGDWGLILAGGFLSMIPILILFAVFQRYFVEGVSVGAVKE
- a CDS encoding carbohydrate ABC transporter permease, whose translation is MRLNARTLEGLYALLLLLPFLFTLGVFFLYAFLRAVYFSFTDYDLFSPPQFVGLANYLRLLEDPLFLRALWHTLAYSLVVTVLQTFFALLLATALNQPLRGITAFRTVYYLPSVVSTAAASLLLLWLFQRTGLVNQGLSLLLAYLPHLLALALIFALVQGGQVLWERRRGAPTGFWDPALALISLPLALLGVYALGFLGLVGPREVRVEIPWLPTTATFLGIPYPLWAIILMNTYTTIPTFMVLFLAGLKGIPKTLYEAAALDGATPWTMFRRITVPLLRPVLFLVITLGLIGTLQLFDQVLFVGGSGGAPLEATVTLAYYVYGNVFPSGATPRVGLASAAALFLAGLTLLVVLLQRRLGVSERGWG